The nucleotide window CTGGAGGAGCGGGGCTTTCGCCTCTACCCCAAGGCCAGCCCCTTGCCCACCGTTTTGGTGGTGCGCCCGCCTGAGGGGGTGGAGGCGGATCGCCTGGTGAAAGGCCTTTACGCCCAAGGGGTGGCGGTGGCGGGGGGGATCGGGCCCACCCGGGGCCAGGTGCTGCGGCTTGGCCTCATGGGGGAGGGGGCCAGGCGGGAGCTTTACCAGGGATTCCTCAAGGCCCTGGACCGGGTCCTGGCCCTAGCGTAGAAAGAAGTAGGCATAGACCAGGGCCAGGGCCATGCGGTAGAGGGCAAAGGGCCTGAAGCCGTGGCGCTCCACAAAGGAAAGCATCCAACGCACCGTGAGGAGGGCGGTGACCAAGGCGGCGAGGAAGCCCACCACGAGGAGGGTCCAGCCCCCTTGGGGCACGGCCGGGGCGCTTTTGAGGAGGTCGTAGCCCACGGCGGCCAGCATGGTGGGCAGGGCCAGGAGGAAGCTGAACTCTGCCGCCGCCTTGCGCCTTAGGCCCAAAAGAAGCCCCCCCAGGATGGTGGCCCCGCTCCGGCTGGTGCCCGGGAAGAGGGCGGCAAGCCCCTGGAAAACCCCGATCAGGGCCACCCGGGCCAGGGGTAGCTCCAGCACATCCCTATAGCGGGCCCGTTCTGCCACGCGGTCCGCCAGGAGGAGGACCAGGCCCACGAAGAAGAGGAAGAAGACCACGATGCCGTCATCCCCCAGGATCTTCCCCTTGATGAGAGGGTAGAGGAGGAAGCCCATGGCGGCGGTGGGTAGGAAGGCTGCCCCTATGCGCAGCCAAAGGGCCCGGTCCACCGCAAAACGCCGGCCGTAAAGCAGCAAAATGGCCAGGATGGCCCCCAGCTGGATGGCGATGAGGAAGGTTTTCAGGAAGGGGTCTTCCTGGATAGGCAGGCCCAGGAGGTGAAAGAGCAAGGTGAGGTGGCCGGTGGAGGACACGGGTAGGAACTCGGTGAGGCCCTCCACCACCCCTAAGAGAAGGGCTTCCCAAAGGCTCATGGCGCCCATGCTACCATGGGGACGTGGCGGCTTTGCCTGGAGGTGAGCCCACGATGTACTCCGTCCTCATCCCTGCCGCTGGGAACGGGGAGCGGCTGGGCCTAGGGCCCAAGGCCTTCCTGCGGGTAGGGGGGAGGACCCTTTTGGAGTGGGCCTTGGGGGCCTTCCAGCAGGCGGCGGAGGTCCTGGTGGCCCTTCCCCCGG belongs to Thermus albus and includes:
- a CDS encoding undecaprenyl-diphosphate phosphatase, encoding MGAMSLWEALLLGVVEGLTEFLPVSSTGHLTLLFHLLGLPIQEDPFLKTFLIAIQLGAILAILLLYGRRFAVDRALWLRIGAAFLPTAAMGFLLYPLIKGKILGDDGIVVFFLFFVGLVLLLADRVAERARYRDVLELPLARVALIGVFQGLAALFPGTSRSGATILGGLLLGLRRKAAAEFSFLLALPTMLAAVGYDLLKSAPAVPQGGWTLLVVGFLAALVTALLTVRWMLSFVERHGFRPFALYRMALALVYAYFFLR